One window from the genome of Brucella anthropi ATCC 49188 encodes:
- a CDS encoding SOS response-associated peptidase family protein, with translation MAHVGGNPQRSDVAHPIYGIVPVSFDLSVRFRTALVLTPVLRNIKGDEPELALLRWGMPTPPEKLKFDVDISVTNIRNLKSGHWPSWFGVEHRCVVPATSFSEYGKIRDTRTGKLPAHWSALNEEKPLSAFAGIWTRWKTIRKRKEGPVEIDIFALLTTEANGVVWPVHPKVMPVIPRTTEEIDTWLRAPWNEAREMQKPCPMPIWST, from the coding sequence TTGGCGCATGTCGGTGGCAATCCACAGAGATCGGATGTTGCACATCCGATCTACGGTATCGTTCCGGTTTCGTTCGACCTTAGCGTACGATTTCGGACTGCTCTTGTTCTGACCCCAGTTTTGCGAAACATCAAAGGCGACGAGCCTGAACTGGCATTGCTTCGCTGGGGAATGCCCACACCTCCAGAGAAGTTGAAATTTGACGTCGACATTAGCGTGACCAATATACGAAATCTCAAGTCAGGGCATTGGCCGTCATGGTTCGGCGTCGAGCATCGTTGCGTAGTACCAGCCACCTCATTCTCTGAGTACGGTAAAATCCGAGATACGAGAACAGGAAAGCTTCCCGCTCACTGGTCTGCTCTGAACGAGGAAAAACCCTTGTCCGCGTTTGCTGGAATTTGGACACGATGGAAGACAATCCGAAAACGGAAGGAAGGCCCTGTAGAGATCGATATCTTTGCGTTGCTTACGACCGAGGCAAATGGTGTTGTCTGGCCGGTTCATCCAAAGGTAATGCCCGTCATTCCCCGCACCACGGAAGAAATTGATACATGGCTACGTGCTCCGTGGAATGAAGCCAGGGAAATGCAAAAGCCCTGCCCGATGCCGATCTGGTCGACCTAA